Below is a window of Flavobacterium sp. N2820 DNA.
TTGGGTCTTCAATACCATGAGAAGCGTCATCAGAAAATGGAATTAATAAAGGTGTATTATTGCGTTGCACTAATGTAAGAGGCCCATCAAACATACAATATCCAATTGTTGAATAATTTCCTTTTCTAACCGCTCGATACAACATATGAACTGTGTTTCCCTCTTGCAAAATTGCAGGATTTAAAACACTGTCATTTTCAAACGAGAGTTCGGTTTTTTTAAGAAGAATACCTTCTTTTTTGATTTGTATCATTTTGAGATGTAGTTAGATGAAAAAAAGCGTAGATGAAAATTCACCTACGCCTTTTATTGGCTATTATGTGTATTCTTAGCATTTTTGAGTTACTAAGTTGCCCACAAAATAAAGTCAATTATTATGTTGTAGGTTGTCCTTTTTTGATAATATTCATTACTTCTTCTCGCTTTTTGTGCAAACGAGCCTCTACTCTTTCAAGTAAATCATCTTCTCTACCACTTTCGAATTTTAAATCAGAATCGGTCAATTGCGGAAATTTATCTTTTAAATTATCTGCTTGTCTTTTCCAATCACCAGAAAATTTAAAAACTTCTGTTCCTTTGTTTGCTTTTGATTCCATTTTAATTGTGTTTAAATGTTATAATCTTATAAAACAAAGGTTATTCATTTGAAACTAAAATGTATTACAGCATTAAAAAGAAAACTTACATAAATCACACATTTTCATGCATTTAAACTAAACATCTTCTAAGTTTTCTCTAAGTTTTGATTTTTTTCTTTTTTTCAATTGTTTGAAATAAGATGGAGATAATCCAGTAACTTTTTTAAATTGACTCGATAAATGTGCTACACTACTGTAATTTAATAAGTATGCTATTTCAGATAAATTCATTTCATCGTATAAAAGCAATTCTTTTACACGTTCAATCTTATGATTGATAATGTATTGCTGAATGGTAATTCCTTTTACATCTGAAAAAATGTTGGATAAATACGTGTAGTCTTGTTGTAGTTTTTCGCTGATGTAATCTGAATAATTTACTTTTGGCAATTCATCTGTATAATGAACCATTTCGATAATTACATCTTTAATTTTTTCAATAAGAATAGCTTTTTTGTCGTCTAATAATTCAAGACCAGACTTGCCTAAATTTGTTTTCAATAAATCAAATTGTTCAGGAGTTATATCTTCTAAAATTTCAACAACCCCTAAATCAACGATTACGTGATGCAACCCTATTTTTTTTAGTTCTTCCTTGACCATTATTTTACAGCGAAGACTAACCATATATTTAATATAGAGTATCATTTTGTTTTAGTTTTAATGGCAAATTAGTTTTTGCTCCGTTTATTTAATCTTCATAACCACTTTTAATTACAGTTGATATCATTTTAAATTGTTCATTAGCATTAAAATGGTGAGTGGAATGAGCAGGAATTACCATACCATCTCCTAATTTTAACTTGAATTTCTTTTTATCAATAGTTAGCTCAGCTACTCCATCAATAATTTGAATGTAGGTATCAAAAGGGGATCTTTTTTCATCTAATTCTTCTCCTGCATCAAAAGAAGAAGCCGTAACATTTCCGGTTACTTTTTTTATAATTGTTTTACTTACCACTGCATTTGGGATATACTCAATTAGCTCAACAACAATGTGAATTTTTCCTTTTTCAACTTCAACAACTTCGCTTGGCTTTTTCATTTTTTTTGGCTGAATTGCTTTATAATTTTAAACACGAAATACAATTCTATTCAAAGGTGGTTAATTATTTTACAAAAATCATTACATAATCGTGATTAATATTTATATATTTCCCATTTTAGAAGTAAAACCAATATTTTTCTATTATTAATACAATTTAGATAATTTAGTAGGCAAGCATACTATTTTTAAATTCATAAAAATTTAATTCATAGATTATCAATTATTTAAAAAATTGCACAATTAGTTTTATTTTTATAATTTGCAAGAAATATTAATTGTGAATTATGACAAATATTACACGCTTATTTGACTTTCCTTACCATCAATTAGAAAAGTACAACTTACCAGATGCTCTTGTAACAAAATATGGTAACGAATGGGTTAAGACTTCTACTAAAGAATATCTTGATAAAGCTAATGCTGTTTCAAGAGGATTAATTCGTTTAGGAGTCAATAAAAATGATAAAATAGCTATTATTTCTTCCAACAATAGAACAGAATGGCATATTACAGATATTGGTGCTTTACAAACTGGTGCACAAACTGTGCCAATTTATCCAACTATTTCATCTGAAGACTATGAGTATATTTTAAATCATTCAGAATCTTCCTATTGTTTTGTTTCTGATCAAGAAGTGTATGACAAATTAATTGCTGTACAAAAAAACATTCCAAATCTTAAAGCTATTTATTCTTACAATGCTATTGAAGGATGTAAAAGTTGGAAAGAAATTCTTGAACTTGGAGCAGATGAATCAAATCAGGATGTAGTAGAAGATCGAAAAAATAATGTAACAACTACTGATTTAGCCACTATAATATATACCTCTGGAACTACAGGAAGACCAAAAGGTGTGATGTTATCACATCAAAATATTGTTTCTGATGTTTTAATGAGTGCGCCAAGAGTTCCTCTTAGACCTGGTGATACAAAAGCATTAAGTTTTTTACCTATTTGTCATATTTTTGAACGAATGCTGACGTATTTGTACCAATATTATGGCATTTCAATCTACTTTGCAGAAAGCATTGAAAAAATCTCAGATAATTTAAAAGAAGTACATCCACACGTAATGTCGGTTGTGCCAAGATTATTAGAAAAAGTATATGATAAAATTTATGCTAAAGGAGCTGATTTAACTGGAATCAAAAAGAAATTATTCTTTTGGGCAACCGGTTTAGGAATTCAATACAAACCTTATAAAGAAAACGGATGGTTTTATGAATTCCAGCTTAAAATTGCAAGAAAATTAATTTTTTCAAAATGGCAAGAAGCACTTGGTGGCGAATTAGAACTTTTAGTTTCAGGAAGTGCTGCCTTACAACC
It encodes the following:
- a CDS encoding AMP-dependent synthetase/ligase, which produces MTNITRLFDFPYHQLEKYNLPDALVTKYGNEWVKTSTKEYLDKANAVSRGLIRLGVNKNDKIAIISSNNRTEWHITDIGALQTGAQTVPIYPTISSEDYEYILNHSESSYCFVSDQEVYDKLIAVQKNIPNLKAIYSYNAIEGCKSWKEILELGADESNQDVVEDRKNNVTTTDLATIIYTSGTTGRPKGVMLSHQNIVSDVLMSAPRVPLRPGDTKALSFLPICHIFERMLTYLYQYYGISIYFAESIEKISDNLKEVHPHVMSVVPRLLEKVYDKIYAKGADLTGIKKKLFFWATGLGIQYKPYKENGWFYEFQLKIARKLIFSKWQEALGGELELLVSGSAALQPRLTKVFTAAGIPVMEGYGLTETSPVISVNDMRNKGFKVGTVGRVLDGVEVKIAEDGEILCKGPNVMMGYYKDETQTNEVLKGGYFHTGDIGEIDNEGFLKITDRKKEMFKTSGGKYVAPQLLENTFKQSRFIEQIMVIGEGEKMPAAFIQPNFEFIKDWAIKHPDVKLGTTNEDIITNPVVIKRIQEEIEHYNERFGNWEKVKRFELTPDVWSINDGHLTPTMKLKRKIIKEKYNNLYVKIYGEQ
- a CDS encoding helix-turn-helix domain-containing protein, encoding MILYIKYMVSLRCKIMVKEELKKIGLHHVIVDLGVVEILEDITPEQFDLLKTNLGKSGLELLDDKKAILIEKIKDVIIEMVHYTDELPKVNYSDYISEKLQQDYTYLSNIFSDVKGITIQQYIINHKIERVKELLLYDEMNLSEIAYLLNYSSVAHLSSQFKKVTGLSPSYFKQLKKRKKSKLRENLEDV
- a CDS encoding cupin domain-containing protein, with the translated sequence MKKPSEVVEVEKGKIHIVVELIEYIPNAVVSKTIIKKVTGNVTASSFDAGEELDEKRSPFDTYIQIIDGVAELTIDKKKFKLKLGDGMVIPAHSTHHFNANEQFKMISTVIKSGYED